In Erythrobacter sp. F6033, a single genomic region encodes these proteins:
- the proS gene encoding proline--tRNA ligase translates to MSNIRHAMNVKREDDFAKWYQEVISAADMAEESGVRGCMVIKPWGYGIWERVQRLMDDRIKEAGVQNCYFPLFIPLANFEREASHVDGFAKEMAVVTHHRLISDGEGGLIPDPEAKLEEPLVVRPTSETIIGDAMARWTQSWRDLPLMTNQWANVVRWEMRTRMFLRTSEFLWQEGHTAHADKTEALEETHRALEMYRACAEEDLALPVVAGEKPENERFPGADETWSIEAMMQDGKALQAGTSHYLGTNFAKAAGIQYQDREGTQQYCHTTSWGTSTRLIGGVIMTHGDDDGLRVPPRIAPFQVVILPMLRDKPEDAATLAYCEEVRAGIAAQFAMGEKVRVFLDKTPGKASAKRWDWVRKGAPVVIEVGPRDMENGKVAAIRRDKLWNIETGKLANSFPARDEFIAGIGDLLEDIQSNLFAEARDRRDANITRGVTAWSDVTDFYASNGKYPGWVEVQWSKPSGAALEKVVEQLKEEKLTIRNVPRDSAPADGECIFTGEPAVEHILIARAY, encoded by the coding sequence GTGTCCAACATTCGTCACGCCATGAACGTGAAACGCGAAGACGATTTCGCGAAGTGGTATCAAGAAGTCATCAGCGCCGCTGATATGGCTGAAGAATCGGGTGTCCGTGGTTGCATGGTCATCAAGCCTTGGGGCTACGGTATCTGGGAACGGGTGCAAAGATTGATGGACGACCGGATCAAAGAAGCCGGTGTCCAGAATTGCTATTTCCCGCTCTTCATTCCGCTCGCAAATTTCGAGCGCGAAGCCAGCCATGTGGATGGCTTTGCGAAGGAAATGGCAGTGGTCACTCATCACCGTTTGATTTCCGATGGAGAGGGCGGGTTGATACCCGATCCCGAAGCAAAGCTTGAAGAACCATTGGTTGTTCGTCCGACGTCGGAGACAATCATTGGCGATGCCATGGCGCGTTGGACACAGTCATGGCGTGATCTACCACTCATGACCAATCAATGGGCAAACGTTGTACGTTGGGAAATGCGTACGCGGATGTTCTTGAGAACAAGCGAATTTCTTTGGCAGGAGGGGCACACTGCCCATGCTGATAAGACAGAGGCGCTCGAAGAAACACACCGTGCATTGGAAATGTATCGTGCCTGTGCCGAGGAGGATCTAGCTCTGCCAGTTGTCGCTGGCGAAAAGCCAGAGAATGAGCGTTTCCCGGGTGCGGATGAAACGTGGTCGATTGAAGCGATGATGCAAGATGGCAAAGCGCTTCAGGCGGGTACTTCGCATTATCTCGGGACGAATTTCGCGAAGGCTGCTGGCATCCAGTATCAAGATCGCGAAGGTACCCAGCAATATTGTCACACAACAAGTTGGGGAACATCGACTCGTTTGATTGGCGGAGTCATTATGACCCACGGCGATGATGATGGACTACGCGTGCCTCCGCGCATTGCGCCGTTTCAGGTCGTCATTTTGCCTATGCTGCGTGACAAACCTGAAGACGCAGCGACGCTTGCGTATTGCGAAGAAGTGCGTGCCGGAATAGCCGCGCAATTTGCCATGGGCGAAAAAGTGCGCGTTTTCCTCGACAAGACACCAGGCAAAGCATCGGCCAAACGTTGGGACTGGGTGCGTAAGGGCGCTCCTGTGGTTATTGAGGTTGGCCCGCGCGATATGGAAAATGGTAAAGTCGCAGCCATTCGCCGTGACAAGCTTTGGAATATTGAAACCGGCAAACTGGCCAATTCATTCCCAGCTCGTGATGAATTCATCGCCGGGATCGGTGACCTTCTCGAAGACATCCAGAGTAACCTATTCGCAGAAGCTCGGGACCGGCGTGATGCGAACATTACGCGCGGTGTTACTGCCTGGAGTGATGTTACCGATTTCTACGCAAGCAACGGCAAGTATCCTGGTTGGGTAGAAGTCCAGTGGTCCAAACCTTCTGGCGCAGCGCTTGAGAAAGTGGTTGAACAGCTCAAGGAAGAGAAACTGACGATCCGGAACGTGCCACGTGACAGCGCACCTGCTGACGGTGAGTGCATTTTCACAGGTGAACCAGCTGTCGAACATATTCTGATTGCGCGCGCTTACTAG
- the phaR gene encoding polyhydroxyalkanoate synthesis repressor PhaR, with the protein MARKANASDTGTGDTIIIKKYANRRLYNTSSSSYITLDDLAKMVRENIDFQVLDAKSGDDITHSILTQIIMDEESNGGQMLPVSFLRQLIGMYGNSMQSLMPSYLEASMTNFRENQSKIREAFDKGMSANPLAAIHETNMALMRAAAETLIPGARKDTAVKPTQPPADKTSDKEIAALRDQMAAMQKKLDELGK; encoded by the coding sequence ATGGCACGCAAAGCAAACGCCTCTGACACAGGCACTGGTGATACAATCATCATCAAGAAATACGCCAATCGGCGGCTCTATAATACAAGCTCTTCGAGTTACATAACCCTCGACGATCTGGCGAAAATGGTGCGCGAGAATATCGACTTTCAGGTTCTTGATGCCAAGTCTGGCGACGACATTACTCATTCGATCCTTACCCAGATAATCATGGATGAAGAATCGAACGGCGGCCAAATGTTGCCCGTGAGCTTTTTACGTCAGTTGATCGGGATGTACGGAAACTCGATGCAAAGTCTTATGCCGTCTTATCTTGAGGCGAGCATGACCAATTTCCGCGAGAACCAATCAAAGATACGCGAAGCATTTGACAAAGGAATGTCCGCAAATCCGCTCGCCGCGATACATGAAACCAACATGGCGTTGATGCGCGCTGCCGCCGAGACGTTGATCCCAGGCGCAAGAAAAGACACCGCGGTGAAGCCCACTCAACCGCCGGCCGACAAAACTTCCGACAAAGAGATCGCCGCTTTGCGAGATCAAATGGCCGCAATGCAAAAGAAGCTGGACGAGCTTGGCAAATAG
- the alr gene encoding alanine racemase: MSKAETGPTSPAPAHRLIVDIDALAGNWRALDGMSAAAATGAAVKADCYGLGVDKCVPVLRDAGADTFFVAHWSEVTALLDHVDPGQIAVLHGPMNSQDVEFALSTGVRPVINSLEQARRWSEHRGGACHLMVDTGINRLGVSASDFSETVLQSLEIDCMMSHLACADENNPMNDRQLSAFREAATKIGYRRLSLSNSAGIALGGDYAFDVTRPGLALYGGVPRAEFSGTIRQVAHIEAAIIQVRNLTDGDSVGYNAQFTADRAMRVGTVSLGYADGFLRARGKGFALQHEDRELPVLGKVSMDMIVVDLAGAPDLAEGDWLKVPFYLPDAALQSSVSQYELLTVLGQRLRGR, from the coding sequence ATGTCCAAGGCTGAGACTGGACCGACTTCACCCGCACCAGCGCATCGCCTAATAGTTGATATTGATGCGTTGGCGGGAAATTGGCGTGCACTTGATGGAATGTCGGCTGCAGCTGCAACAGGCGCTGCTGTAAAGGCAGACTGTTACGGGCTAGGGGTGGATAAATGTGTGCCGGTCCTTCGCGATGCCGGAGCTGACACGTTCTTCGTTGCCCACTGGAGCGAAGTAACAGCTTTGCTGGACCATGTTGATCCTGGCCAGATTGCTGTCTTGCACGGCCCGATGAACAGTCAGGATGTGGAGTTTGCGCTCTCAACTGGAGTGCGGCCCGTAATCAACTCGCTAGAGCAGGCGAGGCGTTGGAGCGAACATCGTGGCGGTGCCTGTCATCTAATGGTCGACACTGGGATCAATAGACTCGGTGTATCGGCATCGGATTTTTCGGAAACTGTCCTACAATCCCTCGAAATCGATTGCATGATGTCGCATCTTGCTTGTGCAGACGAGAATAACCCGATGAATGACCGTCAGCTTTCGGCCTTTAGGGAGGCAGCGACAAAGATTGGCTATAGGCGGCTGAGCCTGTCAAACAGCGCGGGAATTGCACTCGGCGGGGATTATGCATTCGATGTGACGCGGCCGGGCTTGGCCCTCTATGGGGGTGTTCCGCGTGCAGAGTTCTCAGGTACTATCCGGCAAGTTGCCCATATCGAAGCGGCCATCATTCAGGTGCGGAATCTTACGGATGGCGATAGTGTTGGTTACAATGCGCAATTCACTGCTGATCGCGCAATGCGAGTGGGCACTGTCTCGCTCGGATACGCGGACGGTTTTCTAAGAGCGAGAGGCAAAGGCTTCGCCTTGCAACACGAGGACCGCGAACTGCCAGTGTTAGGCAAAGTATCGATGGATATGATCGTTGTAGACCTAGCCGGAGCTCCTGACTTGGCGGAGGGGGACTGGTTGAAAGTACCATTTTATTTGCCTGATGCTGCGCTGCAAAGCTCTGTTTCCCAATATGAATTGCTAACCGTACTTGGGCAGCGGTTGCGCGGCCGCTAA
- a CDS encoding MFS transporter: MAEAQALADREPTDKEIKLVIGASSAGTIFEWYDFFIYGTLAYILKDAFYDVDNDTLGLLLVWSTFAVGFAFRPIGAILFGFLGDRLGRKYTFLVTVTLMGIATAGVGLIPTVDQIGVIAPIIVIFLRVLQGLALGGEYGGAAIYVAEHAPPEKRGFYTSFIQASVVGGFVLSIIVVLLCRFVIPEDDFNSWGWRVPFLLSILLLIISLWMRFKLSESPVFKAMKEAGETSGNPFIESFTYPGNKKRIFVALFGVAGILTTIWYTAFFSSLSFLKGDMRLDELTVEIILLIAGLLSMSFYLVVGRWSDRVGRKKPIIIGALASLALLFPIFWTMGSLANPALAESAEKNPVVVTGPECVTDPFADLFDREQSNCGKMLGSLTSSGVSYTVVDGDTLGITVGGKVVEIAPEWLESGNARRDGLQAALSQSGFDFTRHVPPLANIIGIIAMLMALGVLSALTYGSVAALLSEMFPPRIRYSSMSIPYHIGAGYLGGFLPLISGIIVASTGNVYSGLWYTWAVVAFGVVIAWWGLPDGPPTDFSDDVQG; this comes from the coding sequence ATGGCAGAAGCACAAGCGCTTGCTGATCGAGAGCCGACGGACAAGGAAATCAAACTCGTAATCGGTGCATCGAGTGCCGGAACGATTTTCGAATGGTATGATTTTTTTATCTACGGCACGCTTGCATACATCCTGAAAGACGCGTTTTACGACGTTGATAACGATACGCTCGGATTGCTTCTTGTATGGTCGACTTTCGCGGTCGGCTTCGCGTTCCGGCCAATCGGCGCGATTCTGTTTGGTTTTCTCGGCGACAGGTTGGGGAGGAAATACACCTTCCTTGTGACGGTTACCCTTATGGGTATCGCGACGGCGGGTGTGGGACTGATCCCAACCGTCGATCAGATCGGAGTGATAGCCCCAATCATCGTCATTTTCTTGCGTGTGCTGCAAGGCCTCGCCCTCGGCGGTGAATATGGCGGGGCAGCGATTTATGTGGCTGAGCACGCACCACCTGAGAAGCGCGGCTTTTATACCAGTTTCATTCAAGCCAGCGTGGTCGGCGGGTTTGTTTTATCGATTATCGTTGTTCTTCTCTGCCGGTTTGTAATTCCGGAAGACGACTTCAATTCCTGGGGCTGGCGCGTTCCGTTTCTGTTGTCGATTCTACTGCTGATCATTTCGCTGTGGATGCGGTTCAAGCTGTCCGAGAGCCCGGTTTTCAAAGCTATGAAAGAAGCGGGTGAAACGTCTGGCAACCCATTTATTGAGAGCTTCACGTATCCTGGCAACAAGAAGCGGATTTTTGTCGCGCTGTTTGGTGTGGCGGGAATTCTGACAACCATCTGGTACACAGCGTTTTTCTCAAGCCTATCGTTCCTTAAGGGGGATATGAGGCTTGATGAATTGACGGTTGAGATCATCCTGTTGATCGCTGGTCTTCTATCTATGAGCTTCTATCTGGTGGTTGGTCGCTGGTCGGATCGGGTCGGGCGGAAAAAGCCAATCATCATTGGTGCGCTTGCCTCATTGGCGCTACTCTTCCCAATCTTCTGGACAATGGGCAGTCTTGCCAATCCCGCCTTGGCTGAGTCAGCGGAAAAGAACCCTGTTGTCGTTACTGGTCCTGAGTGCGTGACAGATCCCTTCGCGGACCTGTTTGATCGTGAGCAGAGCAACTGCGGCAAAATGCTGGGCAGTCTCACTTCAAGCGGGGTATCGTATACAGTCGTTGATGGTGACACCCTTGGCATTACGGTCGGCGGGAAAGTTGTAGAGATTGCGCCTGAGTGGTTGGAAAGCGGGAATGCCCGGCGCGATGGCCTGCAGGCTGCTCTATCACAATCGGGCTTTGACTTTACCCGTCATGTGCCCCCTCTCGCCAACATCATAGGCATTATCGCGATGTTGATGGCGTTGGGCGTGCTTTCTGCGCTCACATATGGCTCGGTTGCCGCGCTCTTGTCAGAGATGTTCCCGCCTCGCATCCGATATTCTTCGATGTCGATACCCTATCATATTGGTGCTGGGTATCTGGGTGGGTTTCTCCCGCTTATTTCGGGGATCATCGTGGCGAGCACTGGCAACGTCTATTCCGGCCTTTGGTACACTTGGGCCGTAGTGGCATTCGGCGTGGTCATCGCATGGTGGGGATTGCCCGACGGACCTCCAACAGATTTCTCCGACGATGTCCAAGGCTGA
- a CDS encoding iron-sulfur cluster assembly scaffold protein yields MADGSAAKLYSPKLLALATSLADFPLNDSFETYAEARSRTCGSRVKIGLSSAEGRISRVGMQVSACAVGQSSAAIFAQGIQDTPISDLTIALGQIERWLSEEGDLPDWPMIDALIPALPYSGRHEAVLLPWRAAIEALSSTGSSSY; encoded by the coding sequence ATGGCTGATGGTTCAGCTGCGAAACTGTATTCTCCGAAATTGCTAGCCCTAGCAACGTCGCTGGCGGACTTTCCCCTAAACGATAGCTTTGAAACCTATGCCGAAGCGCGTTCGCGAACTTGTGGAAGCAGGGTCAAGATCGGTCTGAGTTCGGCAGAAGGGCGGATTTCTCGCGTCGGAATGCAAGTATCTGCCTGCGCAGTAGGCCAGAGCTCAGCGGCAATCTTCGCACAAGGCATTCAGGATACACCGATTAGTGACCTCACCATTGCGTTAGGACAAATCGAACGGTGGTTGTCGGAGGAAGGCGACCTGCCTGACTGGCCAATGATAGATGCTCTAATTCCAGCTTTGCCGTACTCCGGACGTCACGAGGCAGTTCTATTGCCGTGGAGAGCGGCAATCGAGGCGCTTTCCTCTACGGGCTCCAGCAGCTACTGA
- a CDS encoding CvpA family protein, protein MTLFDVIVLLFVGFAAIGGFMRGLVQEVLSLAAWILAAFAVYYLHGLLTEALRGVYNAEPATPILAFVLLLLIPYAAMRIIASNAGEASRNSILGPIDRLLGFGFGAVKGALIVVFAFSILVLGFDTVWGFQGRPTWVTQARTYPAADTFSRQLVQMIASRRAQLEGEAEAAEANNPEN, encoded by the coding sequence ATGACGTTGTTTGATGTGATCGTGCTGCTCTTCGTCGGTTTTGCGGCGATTGGCGGTTTTATGCGGGGCCTTGTGCAAGAGGTCCTTTCATTGGCTGCATGGATTCTGGCCGCTTTTGCGGTCTATTATCTCCATGGCTTGCTTACAGAGGCGCTTCGCGGCGTTTACAATGCGGAACCAGCCACTCCGATTCTGGCGTTCGTGCTGCTATTGCTCATACCATATGCCGCCATGCGGATTATTGCGTCCAACGCAGGTGAAGCATCGCGCAATTCGATTTTAGGCCCGATTGACCGACTACTGGGCTTTGGCTTTGGGGCTGTCAAAGGTGCGCTGATCGTGGTTTTTGCATTCTCGATCCTTGTTCTCGGCTTTGACACTGTTTGGGGTTTCCAAGGCCGCCCAACTTGGGTGACGCAGGCACGCACATATCCGGCGGCGGATACGTTTTCTCGTCAACTTGTTCAGATGATTGCTTCACGTCGCGCCCAGCTTGAAGGCGAAGCTGAAGCGGCAGAAGCGAACAATCCGGAAAATTAG
- the radA gene encoding DNA repair protein RadA, which yields MAKSKKRYVCQSCGAVSPRWQGQCGDCSEWNTLVEDAPATVFSQKHDLSRGGRGIEFIPLNRETALPVRKSTGLAEFDRALGGGLVPGSAVLMGGDPGIGKSTLLLQTAATIARGGNDVVYVSGEEAAGQVRLRASRLGVADAPIRLASETSVRDILTTLGEGEPPAMLVIDSIQTMHSDTIEGAPGTVSQVRGCALELIRFAKEKGTVLVLVGHVTKDGNIAGPRVLEHMVDVVMSFEGERSHQYRILRALKNRFGAVDEIGVFSMVSEGLEEVSNPSMLFLSGRDQPLAGSSVFPALEGTRPVLVEIQALIVRLQSGATPRRAVVGWDNGRMAMLLAVLESRCGLNFSSAEVYLNIAGGYRLTDPAADLAVAAALVSALADKPLPDKAAWFGEVSLSGEIRPVAHSDLRLREAAKLGFTSSYGPSDAKVGSAKLKYRGLGQLANLVDQVMGSE from the coding sequence ATGGCTAAGAGTAAAAAAAGGTATGTGTGCCAGTCGTGTGGCGCGGTTTCACCACGATGGCAGGGCCAGTGCGGTGATTGTAGTGAGTGGAACACGCTGGTGGAGGATGCCCCAGCGACGGTGTTTTCACAGAAGCATGATCTTTCCCGGGGCGGGAGGGGCATCGAGTTTATCCCTCTCAATCGCGAAACTGCACTGCCGGTTCGCAAATCGACTGGCCTCGCCGAATTCGACCGCGCGTTGGGCGGAGGGCTTGTACCTGGTTCGGCTGTTTTGATGGGCGGCGACCCGGGCATCGGGAAATCGACTTTGTTACTACAGACCGCAGCGACAATCGCGCGCGGTGGCAATGATGTTGTCTATGTCAGCGGAGAAGAGGCTGCTGGGCAGGTCCGCCTCCGAGCTAGTCGGTTGGGAGTTGCCGATGCACCTATCAGGCTTGCGTCAGAAACATCGGTTAGAGATATTCTGACCACACTTGGTGAAGGTGAACCACCTGCCATGTTGGTTATCGATTCAATCCAGACAATGCACTCGGACACGATTGAAGGCGCACCAGGAACGGTAAGCCAAGTGCGTGGCTGTGCGCTGGAATTGATCCGCTTTGCCAAGGAAAAAGGTACCGTATTGGTGCTGGTCGGGCATGTGACGAAAGATGGCAACATTGCTGGGCCACGTGTCCTGGAACACATGGTCGATGTTGTGATGAGCTTTGAGGGCGAACGCAGCCATCAGTACCGTATTCTTCGGGCGCTTAAGAACCGATTTGGAGCGGTTGACGAAATTGGTGTCTTCTCGATGGTAAGCGAAGGGCTGGAAGAAGTTTCCAATCCATCAATGCTCTTCTTATCCGGACGTGACCAACCATTGGCCGGGAGCTCGGTATTTCCTGCGTTGGAGGGGACAAGGCCAGTCCTTGTAGAGATACAGGCGCTGATTGTGCGATTGCAATCGGGAGCCACGCCCCGGCGTGCTGTTGTCGGATGGGACAATGGACGCATGGCGATGCTCTTGGCCGTTTTGGAATCGCGGTGTGGCCTGAATTTTAGTTCTGCAGAGGTCTACCTCAATATTGCAGGTGGCTATCGACTGACCGATCCTGCAGCTGACCTCGCGGTGGCAGCTGCACTCGTGTCGGCACTGGCTGACAAACCGCTGCCTGATAAGGCTGCTTGGTTTGGTGAAGTGTCGCTTTCAGGTGAAATCCGGCCCGTGGCGCATTCTGACCTGCGTTTGCGCGAGGCAGCTAAACTAGGGTTCACCTCTAGCTACGGTCCGTCCGATGCCAAGGTCGGCTCAGCCAAACTCAAATATCGCGGTTTGGGACAACTCGCCAATCTCGTTGACCAAGTGATGGGGAGCGAATAA
- a CDS encoding patatin-like protein: MRQKELRLALICYGGVSLAVYMHGVTKEIWHLARASRCFHSPEAGNLNGVAHVYRDFLKMIEADCGLRLRVLPDILTGASAGGINAVFLAQAIQSGQSLEPLTDLWLENADVSELTDPNAEPMWRYAKFWAQPIADWFLKRPGNAVSESVSPETRDEVRHKVSRLVRGRWFSPPFSGDRFSAMLFEALDSMAASDLGPSLLPDGHPIDLFVTATDFRGHSEMLRLNSPPIVEETEHRMPIGFRTIVHSGDDGALADPLELVTAARATASFPGAFPPLVIDEIDRLAAEKGKHWLSRGSFLSRIMPMHVRDGTIDNVALIDGSVLVNAPFGAALEALNNRSSQREVDRRFIYIEPRPDRSRAVGAKPDQPVGFFGAIFGSLSTIPREQPIRDDLERIEKQSRDAERLQRIVKGLRPEIDRAVEKLFGLTFFLNSPTPKRLGNWRAKAQQAAAENAGYAFGAYAQTKFTAIVDRLAELTHAAAPELSLADNSLIAEVLRRALIERGLQDLTEEGGGASERAIAFFRAHDVGFRIRRLQLLARRLARDWETDPEIPDDALDLARGKIYEILGLYNRADDSALASDEFRKLARDVLENPGAVLDFLETTRLLPENDLEAERMLTEALDAMPKNLKRRMLLTYLGFPFYDVATLPLVQSDRLAEYNPVKIDRISPDDARSIREGGTQATLRGIEFYNFGAFFSRAYRENDYVWGRLHGAERMIDFVASTVEAGLPDATIRQYKRAAFLAIIDEEAEIGRCRESLLKTIRTEVVDRFA, from the coding sequence ATGCGCCAAAAGGAACTTAGACTAGCTCTCATCTGTTACGGCGGCGTATCACTCGCCGTGTATATGCATGGTGTCACCAAAGAGATTTGGCATCTCGCTCGAGCAAGCAGGTGCTTCCATTCACCCGAAGCAGGCAACCTGAACGGTGTCGCCCACGTCTACCGCGATTTCTTGAAAATGATTGAGGCCGATTGCGGTCTCAGGCTTCGGGTTCTGCCAGACATCCTAACCGGCGCGAGTGCTGGCGGCATCAATGCCGTATTTCTTGCCCAGGCCATTCAGTCTGGGCAATCGCTTGAGCCCCTAACTGACCTGTGGCTTGAAAATGCCGACGTCAGCGAACTCACCGACCCCAACGCCGAGCCAATGTGGCGCTATGCCAAATTCTGGGCTCAACCAATTGCAGACTGGTTCTTAAAGCGACCGGGAAACGCAGTAAGCGAGAGCGTTTCCCCTGAAACCCGCGATGAAGTTCGTCACAAAGTCTCACGGCTCGTACGAGGGCGTTGGTTCAGCCCTCCATTCTCCGGTGATCGGTTCTCAGCGATGCTTTTCGAAGCGCTTGATAGCATGGCCGCAAGCGACCTTGGCCCTTCGCTGCTGCCGGATGGTCACCCGATTGACCTTTTTGTCACGGCAACCGACTTCCGTGGCCATTCGGAAATGCTACGCCTTAACTCGCCGCCTATTGTTGAGGAAACCGAACATCGCATGCCGATAGGTTTTCGCACTATCGTACACAGTGGCGATGACGGAGCTTTGGCGGACCCGCTCGAACTCGTCACAGCTGCCCGCGCTACCGCAAGTTTCCCAGGTGCGTTCCCTCCCCTCGTTATTGACGAAATCGATCGTTTGGCGGCGGAAAAGGGGAAACATTGGCTTTCGCGAGGCAGTTTCTTGTCACGCATTATGCCTATGCATGTTCGGGATGGAACGATCGACAACGTTGCGCTTATTGATGGTTCTGTCTTGGTAAACGCTCCATTTGGCGCGGCCTTAGAGGCGCTAAACAATCGCAGTTCGCAGCGAGAGGTTGATCGCCGATTTATCTACATCGAGCCACGGCCGGATCGAAGCCGTGCAGTGGGAGCCAAGCCCGACCAGCCTGTCGGATTTTTCGGAGCCATTTTCGGCTCGCTTTCTACAATTCCAAGAGAGCAGCCTATTCGGGATGATCTTGAGCGGATTGAGAAACAGTCTCGTGATGCAGAGCGGCTTCAACGTATTGTAAAAGGCCTCCGCCCAGAGATTGATCGCGCAGTCGAGAAGCTGTTCGGTCTCACGTTCTTTCTTAACAGCCCCACTCCAAAGCGGCTTGGCAACTGGCGCGCGAAAGCTCAGCAGGCTGCTGCTGAAAATGCTGGTTACGCTTTTGGTGCCTACGCACAGACGAAATTCACGGCGATTGTCGATCGGCTCGCAGAGCTTACCCATGCGGCTGCCCCAGAACTGTCGTTGGCAGATAATAGCCTGATCGCTGAGGTTTTGCGACGCGCATTGATCGAAAGAGGATTGCAGGATCTCACCGAAGAAGGCGGTGGCGCCAGTGAGCGCGCAATCGCATTCTTCCGAGCTCATGATGTTGGTTTTCGAATTAGGAGACTCCAGCTCCTTGCGCGGCGGCTTGCTCGCGATTGGGAAACGGATCCTGAGATCCCAGATGATGCGCTGGATCTGGCGCGAGGCAAGATTTACGAGATACTGGGTCTTTATAACCGCGCAGATGATAGCGCACTTGCAAGCGATGAATTCCGCAAACTCGCGCGGGATGTCTTGGAGAATCCGGGCGCCGTGCTGGATTTTCTGGAGACCACCAGGCTTCTCCCGGAAAACGACCTGGAAGCGGAACGGATGCTGACAGAAGCGCTGGATGCGATGCCGAAAAATCTGAAACGGCGGATGTTGCTCACATATCTCGGATTCCCGTTCTATGATGTTGCAACGTTGCCGTTGGTGCAGAGCGACCGGCTTGCCGAATATAACCCGGTGAAGATCGACAGGATTAGTCCAGACGATGCGCGGTCGATCCGTGAAGGCGGCACCCAAGCGACTTTACGTGGGATTGAGTTCTACAATTTTGGAGCGTTTTTCAGCCGCGCATACCGCGAAAATGACTATGTTTGGGGCCGGCTACATGGGGCAGAACGCATGATCGATTTTGTCGCGTCGACGGTAGAGGCTGGGTTGCCGGACGCCACAATACGGCAATACAAACGCGCCGCGTTCCTTGCGATCATAGACGAAGAGGCCGAAATTGGTCGCTGCCGAGAAAGTCTGCTCAAAACAATTCGGACCGAAGTGGTCGATCGGTTTGCCTGA
- a CDS encoding MBL fold metallo-hydrolase codes for MNRLAAISFAAAALAVASPTIAQRNFDDVEIKTEEIAPGVAVLFGAGGNMGVSFGEDATVLIDDQFAPLSSKIEAAVSDLGATPAKYVVNTHWHGDHTGGNEHFGKTGATIFAHDNVRVRMSTEQQRGTRTTPASPKEALPVVTYGQGMRFHLNGDTINLMFLGGGHTDGDSVVVWEDKNVIHMGDLYFKIPGYPFIDVASGGNVYAAMQSLDVVIAMIDDNTKVIPGHGPMSNKSELVAYREMMGEAVKRVEALHAQGMSVEDAKASKPFADFARGEGFISADSFVTAIWNSIEA; via the coding sequence ATGAACCGTCTCGCCGCCATTTCATTTGCTGCAGCAGCCCTTGCGGTCGCAAGTCCTACGATCGCGCAGCGAAATTTCGATGATGTCGAGATAAAGACTGAGGAAATTGCCCCGGGTGTTGCCGTGTTGTTTGGCGCTGGCGGGAACATGGGTGTCAGTTTCGGCGAGGATGCAACGGTCCTGATCGATGATCAGTTTGCGCCTTTGTCCAGCAAGATCGAGGCCGCTGTTTCGGATCTCGGCGCGACACCGGCAAAGTACGTTGTGAACACGCACTGGCACGGCGATCACACCGGCGGCAACGAACATTTCGGCAAGACCGGAGCAACCATCTTTGCTCATGACAATGTCCGCGTGCGCATGTCGACCGAACAACAGCGCGGGACCCGTACAACTCCTGCGTCACCCAAAGAGGCGCTTCCGGTAGTCACATATGGTCAAGGTATGCGGTTTCACCTGAACGGTGACACGATCAACCTGATGTTCCTTGGTGGCGGCCACACAGATGGTGACAGCGTCGTAGTTTGGGAAGACAAGAATGTCATTCACATGGGCGATCTTTACTTCAAGATCCCAGGTTATCCTTTCATCGATGTGGCTTCAGGCGGCAATGTATACGCCGCGATGCAATCGCTCGATGTCGTGATTGCGATGATTGACGACAATACGAAGGTCATTCCCGGTCACGGCCCGATGTCGAACAAGTCTGAATTGGTTGCATATCGAGAGATGATGGGTGAGGCCGTTAAACGTGTTGAGGCGCTTCACGCCCAAGGCATGAGTGTTGAAGATGCAAAGGCAAGCAAGCCGTTCGCTGATTTTGCACGCGGCGAGGGATTTATCAGCGCAGATTCTTTCGTCACTGCTATCTGGAACAGCATCGAAGCCTAA